From Kangiella sp. TOML190, one genomic window encodes:
- the pepQ gene encoding Xaa-Pro dipeptidase, translating to MSMEELFKNHIATISDRYFQAMEKHGFDHLLIPAGSLHGVFLDDNKYPFKANFHFNSFVPLTQIHDSCLMLTPGKKPLLCYYQPVDFWHLVAGDPAGFWVEHFDIKMMRQKDEVRAVMPSTGNIAFIGEMGAPYQDDDFDAINPLGLIHEINWHRARKTAYEVECASRANQMAAAGHLAAKEMFYNQGSELEIHLAYQLATGQNESELPYGSIVALNQNASILHYVNYEAQAPQEHRTFLIDAGARYNGYASDVTRTYAYQQNQFAELITDLDRIQQAINQKVKPGHSYVDLHIDYHLDVAKLLNKHDICDMSPESQLETGITSGFFPHGLGHQIGLQVHDVGGHQANIEGDTAPPPAEHPFLRNTRPMEAGQILTIEPGLYFIDSLLADLKASEHGNSINWNTIAELMPYGGIRIEDDVLVTATGHRNLTREHLPD from the coding sequence ATGTCAATGGAAGAACTCTTTAAAAATCATATAGCTACCATCAGTGATCGGTACTTTCAAGCGATGGAAAAGCACGGCTTTGATCACCTCTTGATCCCCGCAGGTTCATTGCATGGGGTTTTTCTTGACGATAATAAGTACCCTTTCAAGGCTAACTTCCACTTCAACAGCTTTGTGCCACTGACGCAGATCCACGACAGCTGCCTGATGTTAACGCCCGGTAAAAAACCGCTGCTGTGTTATTACCAGCCGGTGGACTTTTGGCACCTAGTTGCAGGCGATCCAGCCGGTTTTTGGGTCGAGCATTTCGACATTAAGATGATGCGGCAAAAAGACGAGGTGCGCGCAGTTATGCCCTCAACTGGTAATATCGCTTTTATAGGTGAAATGGGCGCCCCTTACCAAGATGATGATTTTGATGCCATTAATCCGCTCGGCCTGATCCATGAAATCAATTGGCATCGAGCGCGCAAAACTGCTTATGAAGTCGAATGTGCCTCGCGTGCCAACCAAATGGCGGCGGCAGGACATTTGGCGGCCAAAGAAATGTTTTATAACCAAGGCTCTGAACTCGAGATCCATCTGGCCTACCAATTAGCCACAGGCCAAAACGAAAGCGAGCTACCCTATGGCTCGATTGTGGCGCTCAACCAAAACGCCTCGATTTTGCATTATGTAAACTATGAAGCACAAGCGCCGCAAGAGCATCGCACTTTCTTAATCGACGCCGGCGCGCGTTACAATGGTTATGCCTCTGACGTTACCCGAACCTACGCCTATCAGCAGAATCAATTCGCTGAATTGATAACCGACTTGGATCGGATCCAACAAGCGATTAATCAGAAGGTTAAACCAGGGCATTCTTACGTTGATCTGCATATTGATTACCATTTAGACGTTGCTAAGTTACTGAATAAACATGACATTTGTGACATGAGCCCAGAGTCTCAACTCGAAACTGGAATCACCAGTGGCTTCTTTCCACACGGTCTAGGCCATCAAATTGGTTTGCAGGTGCACGATGTAGGCGGCCATCAAGCCAACATTGAAGGGGATACCGCGCCACCGCCAGCGGAACACCCGTTTCTCAGGAACACTCGCCCAATGGAAGCTGGCCAGATTTTAACCATTGAACCCGGTCTGTATTTTATTGATTCCCTGCTAGCGGATCTTAAGGCTAGCGAACATGGCAATAGCATTAACTGGAACACCATCGCTGAATTGATGCCCTATGGCGGCATTCGTATTGAAGACGATGTTTTGGTCACCGCCACCGGCCATCGCAACCTAACCCGAGAGCACCTGCCCGACTGA
- a CDS encoding GAF domain-containing protein — MGLASYHIEKYEDEANRLGMLGGLGILDSSPEPFYDKITRSVAQKFNASISLVSIVDKDRLFFKSSFGSDVEQVPRANTFCTVAILSDDVLVVEDAKDDERFINCPIVKSDPYARFYAGAPLILTSGVIIGTLCFVYDEPYYNFSKEDARYLKDMADIVTSYIELRISKEHKDPINLLPLASIATSTINHFAQIRKESVSAFSIELFGSARVSELVISFGEKKFFSILQQGVRAIEKVLPHHKSHVFFLVWIGFCVWLLDSINKKQ; from the coding sequence ATGGGGTTAGCGAGTTACCATATTGAAAAGTATGAGGATGAAGCTAACCGTTTGGGCATGCTTGGCGGCTTAGGTATTCTTGATAGCTCGCCAGAACCTTTCTATGACAAGATCACTCGATCTGTAGCTCAAAAATTTAATGCTAGCATTTCTTTAGTTTCAATCGTTGATAAAGACCGCTTGTTTTTCAAGTCGAGTTTCGGCTCTGACGTTGAACAGGTGCCCCGTGCAAATACTTTTTGCACAGTAGCCATTTTGTCAGATGATGTGTTAGTGGTTGAAGATGCCAAAGACGACGAGCGATTTATCAACTGCCCAATTGTTAAGAGCGATCCTTACGCGCGATTTTATGCTGGTGCTCCACTGATCCTTACCTCCGGAGTGATTATTGGTACTTTATGTTTTGTTTATGATGAACCCTATTATAATTTTTCGAAAGAAGATGCGCGATACCTAAAGGATATGGCGGATATCGTCACCTCTTATATTGAACTGCGTATTTCAAAAGAGCATAAAGATCCGATTAATCTATTGCCGCTGGCATCAATCGCAACCAGTACCATTAATCATTTTGCACAGATCAGAAAAGAGTCTGTTTCAGCTTTTTCGATAGAGCTGTTTGGTAGCGCAAGGGTTTCAGAGCTGGTCATTTCTTTCGGAGAGAAAAAGTTTTTTTCTATTTTGCAACAAGGCGTTAGAGCTATAGAAAAGGTTCTGCCGCACCATAAGAGTCATGTTTTTTTTTTGGTTTGGATAGGGTTTTGTGTGTGGTTGCTGGACTCGATCAACAAGAAGCAATGA
- a CDS encoding DUF2959 domain-containing protein → MKNLLIACLLMVTLTGCETVKLGALEQLGYEKRDVLVGRIEKARDAQLDAKEQFENALQEFQSVVKFDGGELEKTYNRLSDQYDASKEAAEDVSERIDSVEYVAEKLFDEWREELEQYSNADFKRKSQKQLYETRRQYSGLISAMRKAESSIQPVLTVFNDQVLFLKHNLNARAIASLKGELSTIESNVGNLIAEMNKSISEANEFISTMR, encoded by the coding sequence ATGAAAAACCTACTGATTGCCTGTTTGCTGATGGTAACTTTAACTGGCTGTGAAACAGTAAAGCTAGGCGCCCTAGAGCAGCTGGGCTATGAAAAACGCGACGTCTTGGTTGGCAGAATCGAAAAAGCGCGTGATGCCCAATTGGATGCCAAAGAGCAATTCGAAAATGCTTTGCAAGAGTTCCAAAGCGTTGTCAAATTCGATGGTGGCGAGCTTGAAAAAACCTATAATCGGTTAAGCGATCAATACGATGCGAGTAAAGAAGCAGCGGAAGATGTGAGCGAACGAATCGATAGTGTTGAGTATGTGGCAGAAAAGCTGTTCGACGAATGGCGCGAAGAGCTTGAGCAATATTCCAATGCTGATTTTAAACGCAAAAGTCAAAAGCAGCTTTATGAAACTCGTCGTCAATATTCGGGTTTAATCAGCGCCATGCGCAAAGCAGAAAGTTCGATCCAACCCGTGTTAACAGTATTTAACGATCAAGTTTTGTTTTTAAAACATAATCTGAATGCTAGAGCGATAGCTTCTTTAAAAGGTGAGTTATCAACTATTGAGTCGAACGTGGGTAATTTGATTGCAGAAATGAATAAGTCGATTAGTGAAGCTAATGAATTTATTTCAACTATGCGCTAA
- a CDS encoding accessory factor UbiK family protein has protein sequence MIDSKTIDDLAKKLSELVPDALKNAGDDLGKQFKQALQSGLAKMDLVTREEFDAQTKVLERTREKLEQLEKLVQQLEKEST, from the coding sequence ATGATTGATTCAAAAACCATTGATGACTTGGCCAAAAAATTATCCGAACTCGTTCCCGATGCTTTAAAAAATGCCGGCGATGATCTGGGTAAACAGTTTAAACAGGCCTTACAATCCGGCTTAGCTAAAATGGATCTGGTCACGCGAGAAGAGTTTGACGCTCAAACCAAAGTGCTCGAGCGTACTCGTGAAAAATTAGAGCAACTGGAAAAACTAGTGCAACAATTGGAAAAAGAAAGCACATAA
- a CDS encoding SirB2 family protein, translating into MYPAIKHLHMTLAMISILGFMLRAVWLFSQSSLLHKKPVKILPHIIDTLLLASGITLMVITTQYPAILNWVTLKLVFIVCYIVFGILTFKAQAKNKQILFFLLAIGTVFAVLHLAFGKPVY; encoded by the coding sequence ATGTATCCGGCAATTAAACACTTACACATGACGCTGGCCATGATCAGCATTCTTGGCTTTATGCTTCGCGCGGTTTGGTTGTTTAGCCAAAGCTCGCTCTTACACAAAAAGCCAGTGAAAATTTTACCGCACATTATTGATACCCTCTTGTTAGCAAGCGGTATTACTTTGATGGTTATCACCACTCAATACCCCGCTATACTAAACTGGGTAACGCTTAAGCTGGTCTTTATCGTCTGTTATATTGTGTTTGGAATTTTGACCTTTAAGGCGCAAGCTAAAAACAAACAAATTCTGTTCTTCTTATTAGCCATTGGCACCGTATTTGCCGTATTGCATTTAGCATTCGGCAAACCCGTTTATTAA
- a CDS encoding EAL domain-containing protein has translation MKLEKRIHVSLSKVFDFDFGSVINKPKIGLAFVENREVNPTKLVRMAITAMEDARKSYGNLAIYSKAGEDKIRRRLKLIYDFPKALARGDFFLVYQPKVTCRSGRFYGVEALVRWNNKKTESISPSEFIPIIEDTEFIFKLTEWVISQVLRDIDYWQGLGLKIKVSINVSVKDFERKDWVNLLKANQRLMKNADLICFELTETAAISNIRKINQVINQLKTIGLKTHIDDFGTGHSNLSHLSKMDVSAIKLDRQFIQSISSSERDLAIVKHTCSLAKALGFELIAEGVETLEDKKILESFGVNYIQGYFIARPMMARDFLEWVKKR, from the coding sequence ATGAAGTTAGAAAAAAGGATCCATGTAAGTTTATCTAAAGTTTTTGACTTTGATTTTGGCAGCGTGATTAACAAACCTAAAATTGGTTTAGCTTTTGTGGAAAATCGCGAGGTTAATCCTACCAAACTAGTGCGGATGGCGATCACTGCGATGGAAGATGCCCGTAAGAGTTATGGCAACTTAGCGATTTATAGCAAGGCTGGTGAAGATAAAATTCGCCGTAGATTAAAGCTGATTTACGATTTCCCGAAAGCGTTGGCCCGTGGCGATTTCTTTTTGGTATATCAACCCAAAGTTACTTGTCGCAGCGGTCGATTTTATGGGGTTGAAGCCTTGGTGCGTTGGAATAATAAAAAAACCGAAAGCATATCTCCGTCAGAATTTATTCCAATCATTGAGGATACCGAATTTATTTTTAAACTCACGGAATGGGTTATTAGCCAAGTTCTTAGGGATATTGATTACTGGCAAGGACTAGGCTTAAAGATCAAGGTATCGATCAATGTTTCCGTTAAGGATTTTGAGCGAAAAGATTGGGTCAATTTGCTTAAAGCGAATCAAAGGTTGATGAAAAATGCTGACCTGATTTGCTTTGAATTAACAGAAACCGCAGCAATTTCTAATATAAGAAAAATTAACCAAGTAATTAATCAATTAAAAACTATTGGCCTTAAAACGCATATTGATGATTTTGGAACTGGTCACAGTAACTTATCACACTTAAGTAAGATGGACGTTTCTGCGATTAAATTAGATCGACAGTTTATACAATCAATAAGCAGCTCTGAACGTGATCTGGCTATCGTGAAGCATACTTGTTCGCTGGCCAAAGCTTTAGGCTTTGAATTGATAGCCGAAGGGGTTGAAACACTTGAAGATAAAAAAATACTCGAAAGTTTCGGCGTTAATTATATCCAAGGTTACTTTATTGCCAGACCGATGATGGCTAGAGATTTCTTAGAATGGGTTAAAAAGCGTTAA
- the fadB gene encoding fatty acid oxidation complex subunit alpha FadB has translation MLFEGQSIQCSLRESGVAEMRFDNQNESVNKFDRNTLQEWRQVTQILKDHGGVKAVMATSGKPVFIVGADITEFNELFASSREQLIKWLVQANEVFTGFEDLPFPTAAAIDGIAFGGGLEMCLTCDLRVGSPKAQVGLPESKLGLVPGFGGSVRLARLIGPDNAFEWLATGKGYKADKALALGTLDAVVASEKLIEATEQMLLDAASGKIDWHSRRAEKKSPLQLNRTEAAMSFMTSKGYIAAQAGPHYPAPVRGVELIEKSAYLPLEEAIAMEHEAFADMAQTEQASSLIQLFLNDQVLKKKAKIAAKTADKAVASATVLGAGIMGGGIAYQSASRGVPAIMKDINQSALDLGMKEAIGLFGKGVKYKKITNEQMAQGVASIKPTLSYDEIKHTDIVVEAVVENPKIKAAVLSEVEELMPADAIICSNTSTISIDRLATNLKRPEKFCGMHFFNPVHKMPLVEVIRGKDTSEETVASVVAYASAMGKSPVVVNDCPGFFVNRVLFPYFGGFTKLLRDGCDFQQADKVMHKKFGWPMGPAYLLDVVGMDTGKHAAEVMAEGFPDRMSKDEKDAIDVMFDEARYGQKTAAGFYVYGKDKKGRPTKEADPKTYELLKQVCSDAKDFSDDEIIARTMLPMIIETIRCLEEGIIGSPAEGDMALIYGLGFPPFRGGVFKYVDDRGMQAIVDLANQYSQLGNAYKPTERMLQMAKNNEKFYA, from the coding sequence ATGCTATTTGAAGGTCAATCGATCCAGTGCAGCCTGCGCGAAAGTGGCGTGGCAGAAATGCGCTTCGATAATCAAAATGAGTCGGTCAATAAGTTTGATCGCAATACGCTGCAAGAGTGGAGACAAGTTACCCAGATTTTAAAAGATCATGGCGGTGTCAAAGCGGTCATGGCCACCAGTGGCAAGCCAGTATTTATCGTTGGCGCCGATATTACCGAGTTTAACGAATTATTTGCTTCAAGCCGTGAACAGTTAATCAAATGGCTAGTGCAAGCCAATGAAGTATTTACCGGTTTCGAGGATTTGCCGTTTCCAACCGCAGCGGCCATAGACGGTATCGCCTTTGGTGGCGGTTTGGAAATGTGCCTAACCTGCGACTTGAGAGTCGGCTCACCAAAAGCGCAAGTTGGTTTGCCAGAATCTAAGTTGGGCTTGGTGCCTGGTTTTGGTGGTAGCGTGCGGCTTGCTCGATTGATTGGCCCGGATAATGCGTTTGAATGGTTGGCAACGGGTAAAGGCTATAAAGCTGATAAAGCTCTAGCACTCGGAACTCTAGATGCGGTGGTCGCTTCGGAAAAATTAATCGAAGCCACGGAGCAAATGTTGCTGGATGCGGCTAGCGGCAAAATCGACTGGCATTCGCGTCGCGCAGAAAAGAAGTCACCGTTGCAACTTAATCGTACCGAAGCAGCAATGTCTTTTATGACCTCAAAAGGTTATATCGCAGCACAAGCCGGGCCGCATTATCCAGCGCCTGTGCGAGGTGTTGAATTGATCGAAAAATCTGCTTACTTACCATTGGAAGAAGCGATTGCCATGGAGCATGAGGCTTTTGCTGATATGGCGCAAACCGAGCAAGCTTCCTCGCTTATTCAATTGTTCTTGAACGATCAAGTGCTTAAGAAAAAAGCTAAGATTGCTGCGAAAACTGCGGATAAAGCCGTGGCTTCAGCGACCGTGTTAGGCGCTGGTATTATGGGTGGCGGTATTGCTTATCAGTCGGCCTCGCGTGGTGTGCCGGCGATCATGAAAGACATCAATCAATCCGCGCTTGATTTAGGTATGAAAGAAGCGATTGGCTTGTTTGGTAAAGGTGTTAAGTACAAGAAAATCACTAATGAGCAAATGGCGCAGGGCGTGGCCAGTATTAAGCCAACCTTGAGCTACGATGAAATTAAGCATACGGATATCGTGGTTGAGGCGGTGGTGGAAAATCCTAAAATTAAAGCAGCGGTGTTATCCGAGGTTGAAGAATTGATGCCTGCCGATGCCATTATTTGTTCTAATACGTCCACTATTTCGATTGATCGCTTAGCTACAAATTTAAAGCGTCCAGAAAAATTCTGTGGTATGCACTTCTTTAATCCCGTGCATAAAATGCCTTTAGTGGAAGTGATTCGCGGTAAAGATACTTCCGAAGAAACGGTGGCTAGCGTGGTCGCCTACGCTTCGGCTATGGGCAAGTCGCCAGTGGTGGTTAATGACTGTCCCGGCTTTTTTGTGAATCGGGTGCTGTTCCCTTATTTTGGTGGCTTCACTAAGTTGTTGCGCGATGGTTGTGACTTCCAACAGGCCGACAAGGTGATGCACAAAAAATTCGGTTGGCCGATGGGTCCTGCTTATTTGTTAGATGTGGTGGGTATGGACACAGGCAAACATGCCGCTGAAGTGATGGCCGAAGGGTTTCCTGATCGCATGAGCAAAGATGAAAAAGATGCGATTGATGTGATGTTTGACGAAGCGCGTTATGGTCAGAAAACCGCTGCGGGTTTTTATGTTTATGGTAAAGATAAAAAAGGCCGTCCGACCAAAGAAGCCGATCCGAAAACTTATGAGTTATTAAAGCAAGTTTGTTCGGATGCAAAAGATTTTTCTGATGATGAAATTATCGCACGTACCATGTTGCCGATGATTATCGAAACCATTCGTTGCCTTGAAGAAGGCATTATTGGCAGTCCGGCAGAAGGCGATATGGCGTTAATTTACGGTTTAGGTTTTCCGCCGTTTAGAGGTGGCGTTTTCAAATATGTGGATGATCGCGGGATGCAAGCAATTGTCGATTTAGCGAATCAATATAGCCAATTAGGCAATGCCTACAAACCAACGGAGCGGATGTTGCAAATGGCCAAAAATAACGAAAAATTTTACGCCTAA
- a CDS encoding helicase HerA-like domain-containing protein gives MLLIGGNPEKQHIQLNPKMANRHGLIAGATGTGKTVTLQVLAEGFSKMGVPVFTADVKGDLSGVAAKAKAHPKIAERIEKIGITDYQADTNPVIFWDVFGKHGHPVRTTISEMGPILLANLLELNDTQEGVLHIAFDIADEQGLLLLDIKDLRSMLNWVADNRKDIVREYGNVSPQSVAAIVRKLLVLENAGGDQFFGEPALNIRDMMRIDHSGKGLINILHSKELMLNPRIYATFLLWMLSELFEELDEVGDPDKPRLVFFFDEAHLLFDNAPKALLDRIEQVVRLIRSKGVGVFFITQHPTDIPEDVLGQLSNRIQHALRAFTPKDFKAVKTAAETFRPNPKLNEEELITTLGVGEALVSVLDEKGRPSIVEQTLICPPESQIGPLTASGRKKVAQSSPVAGLYDKAVDRESAYEILLEREQELQKRQEREMAEAKKLREAETKAKAAAKKKRSGSRRQSNSEAFMKTLIRTVSSGLGRKLVRGILGGLLGSK, from the coding sequence ATGCTGTTAATTGGTGGCAATCCCGAAAAACAACATATCCAACTTAACCCCAAAATGGCTAATCGCCACGGCTTAATAGCTGGCGCAACCGGTACTGGTAAAACCGTTACCCTGCAAGTGCTAGCCGAAGGCTTTTCCAAAATGGGCGTTCCGGTATTCACCGCCGACGTTAAAGGTGATTTATCAGGCGTTGCCGCTAAGGCCAAAGCACATCCAAAAATTGCTGAACGAATTGAAAAAATTGGGATCACCGATTACCAAGCAGATACAAATCCGGTTATTTTTTGGGACGTTTTCGGAAAGCATGGTCATCCTGTTAGAACCACCATTTCCGAAATGGGCCCGATCCTTTTAGCCAATTTATTAGAACTGAACGATACCCAGGAAGGTGTTTTGCATATCGCTTTTGATATCGCTGACGAACAAGGGTTATTGCTACTTGATATCAAAGATCTTCGCTCCATGTTGAACTGGGTTGCCGATAATCGCAAAGACATTGTCCGCGAATATGGCAATGTCTCACCACAATCCGTTGCGGCCATTGTGCGTAAATTGCTAGTGCTAGAAAATGCCGGCGGCGATCAATTTTTCGGTGAACCAGCTTTAAACATCCGCGATATGATGCGTATCGATCACAGTGGTAAGGGATTAATTAACATCCTTCACTCTAAAGAGCTTATGCTTAATCCGCGAATATATGCCACTTTTTTGTTATGGATGCTCTCTGAGTTATTTGAAGAACTGGATGAAGTAGGCGATCCTGACAAACCGCGATTGGTATTCTTTTTTGATGAAGCTCATTTGCTATTTGACAACGCGCCCAAGGCGCTACTGGATCGTATTGAACAGGTTGTCCGACTGATCCGCTCTAAAGGCGTTGGCGTCTTTTTTATTACCCAGCACCCTACGGACATTCCGGAAGATGTGCTTGGCCAATTGAGCAATCGTATTCAACACGCCCTACGCGCCTTTACTCCTAAAGATTTCAAAGCGGTTAAAACTGCTGCTGAAACTTTTCGACCCAATCCTAAGCTTAATGAAGAAGAATTAATTACCACTCTTGGCGTCGGCGAAGCTTTGGTCTCGGTTCTTGACGAAAAAGGACGGCCATCGATCGTTGAACAAACTTTAATATGCCCCCCAGAATCACAAATCGGTCCACTAACTGCAAGTGGGCGAAAAAAAGTTGCTCAATCCTCTCCTGTCGCTGGGCTCTATGATAAAGCTGTCGATCGCGAATCTGCTTACGAAATTTTGCTGGAGAGAGAACAGGAGCTACAAAAACGCCAAGAGCGTGAAATGGCGGAAGCCAAAAAACTTCGCGAAGCGGAAACCAAAGCTAAGGCTGCGGCTAAGAAAAAGCGCAGTGGATCTCGTCGCCAGTCTAACTCGGAAGCTTTTATGAAAACCTTGATCCGAACTGTCAGCTCCGGCCTTGGTCGTAAACTAGTCCGCGGGATCTTGGGCGGTTTACTTGGCAGCAAATAA
- a CDS encoding YigZ family protein encodes MAKMHYSVPNQSLRAESPFQVEEVIKGSRFITRVIFSPEVTDAKAFIKQLNQTEPEATHHCWAYIVGNPNSTTLMACSDDGEPSGTAGMPMLNVLKYGDIGDITAVVTRYYGGTKLGTGGLARAYGGGVKLALETLPIQQRIFTEQLQLSCAYDLQNQIDYLLKEHQATINQIDYSESVDFQVEVPQDQLQILLAAFQAYQNKNQLEVVHVSGN; translated from the coding sequence ATGGCTAAAATGCATTATTCGGTACCCAATCAAAGCTTGCGTGCCGAATCCCCTTTTCAGGTTGAAGAAGTGATCAAAGGCAGCCGCTTCATTACTCGCGTGATCTTTTCGCCTGAGGTGACCGATGCCAAAGCCTTTATTAAACAACTAAACCAAACTGAACCCGAGGCCACCCATCACTGCTGGGCTTATATTGTAGGCAACCCCAACAGCACCACCTTAATGGCTTGCTCGGATGATGGCGAGCCTAGCGGAACCGCTGGAATGCCAATGCTCAATGTGCTCAAGTATGGTGACATTGGCGATATTACTGCGGTGGTAACGCGCTATTATGGCGGCACCAAATTGGGCACTGGTGGCTTAGCGCGCGCTTATGGCGGCGGCGTCAAGCTGGCTTTAGAAACGCTGCCCATCCAGCAACGTATTTTTACCGAACAGCTTCAACTGAGCTGCGCCTACGATTTGCAAAATCAAATCGATTATCTGTTAAAGGAACACCAGGCTACCATTAACCAAATTGATTATTCCGAATCGGTTGATTTTCAGGTGGAAGTGCCTCAAGATCAGCTACAAATTTTATTGGCGGCTTTTCAGGCTTACCAAAATAAAAACCAACTCGAGGTAGTACATGTATCCGGCAATTAA
- a CDS encoding MBL fold metallo-hydrolase, which translates to MSLSIRSFYHNASGTWSYLVTDQPQRKCAIIDPVMDFDLSSGSIGFDAINPIIEIIETESLQLVWILETHAHADHLTAANYVKQKLGGKTVIGAGITAVQQHFAQVFNLDIACDGSQFDRLVSEGDRLALGDFSFEVYSTPGHTSDSIIYKIADNIFLGDTFFHPNSGTARCDFPGGDAATLFQSLSKILSFSEQSRLWLCHDYPGNDREPIDAIPLAQMKQNIHIQNAPNQASYVELRQSRDSQLAVPKLLYPALQVNICAGQLPQAESNGANYLKIPLRS; encoded by the coding sequence ATGAGTCTTAGCATTCGATCGTTTTATCATAACGCCAGCGGCACTTGGAGTTATTTAGTTACGGATCAACCGCAGCGCAAATGCGCTATTATCGATCCCGTTATGGATTTCGACTTATCATCGGGCAGCATAGGTTTCGATGCTATCAACCCCATCATAGAGATCATTGAGACCGAAAGCCTGCAATTAGTGTGGATATTAGAAACCCATGCTCATGCCGATCATTTAACCGCTGCCAATTACGTCAAACAAAAACTAGGCGGCAAAACCGTCATTGGCGCAGGGATCACCGCAGTGCAGCAGCATTTTGCGCAAGTCTTCAACCTCGACATAGCCTGCGATGGCTCGCAATTTGATCGGCTAGTAAGTGAAGGCGACCGGCTTGCACTGGGCGACTTTTCATTTGAAGTTTACAGCACCCCTGGCCACACCAGCGATAGTATTATTTATAAAATTGCTGACAACATATTTCTTGGTGATACCTTCTTCCACCCCAACTCCGGCACCGCGCGCTGCGACTTCCCGGGTGGCGATGCGGCTACTTTATTCCAGTCTCTTAGCAAAATATTAAGTTTCTCTGAGCAGAGCCGTTTATGGTTATGCCATGACTATCCTGGCAATGATCGTGAGCCGATTGACGCCATACCACTTGCCCAAATGAAGCAGAACATTCATATCCAGAATGCACCTAATCAAGCATCTTATGTTGAACTGCGGCAAAGTCGCGACTCGCAACTGGCAGTACCAAAGCTGCTTTACCCCGCCTTGCAGGTCAATATCTGCGCAGGCCAGTTGCCGCAAGCAGAATCAAACGGCGCTAACTATTTGAAAATTCCTTTGAGATCCTAA
- the fadA gene encoding acetyl-CoA C-acyltransferase FadA codes for MNEVVIVDAIRTPMGRSKGGMFRNTRAEELSARLMQGLLDRNEALDPADIEDVIWGCVQQTLEQGFNIARNAMLKTDLPHTVAGQTVNRLCGSSMQALHSAAHAIMVGDGDAFIIGGVEHMGHVPMNHGIDFDPELAKYTAKAAGMMGLTAEMLAQIHKVSRQEQDEFGYRSHQLAHQATLNGGFKAEILPMEGHDADGALQLFDYDEVIRPESTVEDLAKLRPVFDPKNGSVTAATSSAISDGASAMLVMSRAKADALGLKPIAKIVSTGVAGCDPSIMGFGPVPAVKKALKRAKMELSDIDLFELNEAFAAQSIAVLDGLGMRTGWEDKVNLNGGAIALGHPLGCSGSRISTTLLRLMEAKDKEIGVATMCIGLGQGIATVFQRLN; via the coding sequence ATGAATGAAGTAGTAATTGTAGATGCCATTCGAACTCCTATGGGTCGTTCGAAGGGTGGTATGTTTCGCAATACCAGAGCAGAAGAATTATCAGCACGTTTAATGCAAGGCTTGTTGGATCGTAATGAAGCACTGGATCCGGCAGATATCGAAGACGTAATTTGGGGTTGTGTGCAGCAAACCTTGGAGCAAGGTTTTAACATTGCGCGCAATGCTATGTTAAAGACGGATTTGCCGCATACGGTAGCAGGGCAAACGGTTAACCGCTTGTGTGGCTCTTCCATGCAGGCGCTACACAGCGCGGCGCACGCAATTATGGTTGGTGACGGTGATGCCTTTATTATCGGTGGTGTTGAGCATATGGGGCATGTGCCGATGAATCATGGCATTGATTTTGATCCGGAACTTGCTAAATACACTGCTAAAGCGGCAGGAATGATGGGCTTAACCGCGGAAATGTTAGCGCAGATTCATAAAGTCTCGCGACAAGAGCAGGATGAATTTGGCTATCGCTCCCATCAGCTGGCGCACCAAGCGACCTTAAATGGCGGCTTTAAAGCAGAAATTTTACCGATGGAAGGACACGATGCGGATGGCGCTTTGCAGCTGTTTGATTATGATGAGGTGATCCGCCCTGAATCGACGGTTGAAGACCTAGCTAAGTTACGCCCAGTATTTGATCCGAAAAACGGTTCGGTAACAGCGGCAACCTCTTCGGCCATTTCTGATGGAGCATCGGCCATGCTAGTCATGTCGCGAGCTAAAGCGGATGCGTTGGGGTTAAAACCAATAGCGAAAATTGTTTCGACCGGTGTGGCGGGTTGCGATCCATCCATTATGGGTTTTGGTCCAGTGCCAGCGGTGAAAAAAGCCTTAAAACGAGCCAAGATGGAGTTAAGCGATATTGATTTGTTTGAGCTTAATGAAGCTTTCGCCGCTCAGTCGATAGCGGTTTTGGATGGTTTGGGTATGCGCACTGGCTGGGAAGATAAGGTCAACCTTAATGGTGGCGCTATTGCCCTAGGTCATCCGCTAGGCTGTTCTGGTTCGCGAATTTCGACTACCTTATTACGTTTGATGGAAGCTAAAGATAAAGAAATTGGCGTAGCCACCATGTGTATTGGACTTGGTCAAGGGATCGCGACGGTATTCCAGCGCTTAAATTAA